The following coding sequences lie in one Myxococcales bacterium genomic window:
- a CDS encoding 3-oxoacyl-ACP reductase translates to MHDFLLQLGASPSARKVLGALRLPLPLPQPLARGVGPYADLELRDEAVAVVSGPRPELASVVAHELARAGANPLLGSPELGPSFQGPGEAYGRPARPLESLGERAALAGIVLDATGLAAVRELRALYDGLAPLVGRVARGGRVVVLARPAAGDAGAFAARAAVEGFVRSLAKELGGRGVTANLLRVAEGADDRAAPVLRFLLSRRSSFVTAQPLVVSATARALREPPRTRPLEGKVALVTGAARGIGAATARALAREGAHVLCMDRPDEAPEVSQLARALGGTPVLADVTAPDAAERLAAAAAARGGLDVLVHNAGVTRDKTLARMKPEQWDMVLAVNLEAVIRLTRALDPLLRDDGRVLALSSVAGIAGNMGQTAYAATKAGVLGFVQAEAARLAARGVTANAVAPGFIETRMTAAVPLAIREGARRLSALGQGGLPEDVAEALTFLATPGSQGLTGQTLRVCGGALIGA, encoded by the coding sequence TTGCACGATTTTCTGCTCCAGCTCGGCGCGAGCCCCAGCGCGCGCAAGGTCCTCGGCGCGCTCCGCCTGCCGCTCCCGCTGCCTCAACCGCTCGCCCGCGGCGTCGGGCCGTACGCCGACCTGGAGCTCCGCGACGAGGCCGTCGCGGTGGTCTCCGGCCCGCGCCCCGAGCTCGCCTCCGTGGTCGCGCACGAGCTGGCCCGCGCCGGCGCGAACCCGCTGCTCGGGAGCCCCGAGCTCGGCCCGAGCTTCCAAGGGCCAGGCGAGGCGTACGGGCGCCCCGCGCGGCCGCTCGAGTCGCTCGGCGAGCGTGCGGCGCTCGCGGGGATCGTCCTCGACGCGACGGGCCTCGCGGCGGTGCGCGAGCTGCGGGCGCTCTACGACGGCCTCGCGCCGCTCGTGGGCCGCGTGGCCCGGGGCGGCCGGGTGGTCGTGCTCGCGCGTCCCGCCGCGGGCGACGCCGGCGCGTTCGCCGCGCGCGCCGCCGTCGAGGGCTTCGTGCGCAGCCTCGCGAAGGAGCTCGGCGGTCGCGGCGTCACCGCGAACCTCCTCCGGGTGGCCGAGGGCGCCGACGATCGCGCGGCGCCCGTGCTGCGGTTTCTCCTCTCGAGGCGCTCCTCGTTCGTCACCGCCCAGCCGCTCGTCGTGTCGGCGACCGCGCGCGCGCTCCGCGAGCCTCCGCGCACGCGCCCCCTCGAGGGCAAGGTGGCGCTCGTCACCGGCGCAGCCCGCGGCATCGGCGCGGCGACCGCGCGCGCCCTCGCGCGCGAGGGTGCACATGTGCTCTGCATGGATCGCCCCGACGAGGCGCCCGAGGTCTCCCAGCTCGCGCGCGCCCTCGGGGGCACGCCGGTCCTCGCCGACGTGACCGCCCCCGACGCGGCCGAGCGGCTCGCCGCCGCGGCGGCGGCCCGCGGTGGCCTCGACGTGCTCGTGCACAACGCGGGCGTGACCCGCGACAAGACCCTCGCGCGCATGAAGCCCGAGCAGTGGGACATGGTCCTCGCGGTGAACCTCGAGGCGGTCATCCGCCTCACGCGCGCCCTCGATCCGCTCCTCCGCGACGACGGGCGCGTCCTCGCGCTCTCGTCGGTCGCGGGCATCGCCGGCAACATGGGCCAGACCGCCTACGCCGCCACGAAGGCCGGGGTCCTCGGCTTCGTGCAGGCCGAGGCGGCGCGACTCGCGGCGCGGGGCGTGACCGCGAACGCGGTGGCGCCAGGCTTCATCGAGACGCGCATGACCGCCGCCGTGCCGCTCGCGATCCGCGAGGGCGCGCGGCGCCTCTCTGCGCTGGGGCAGGGGGGCCTCCCCGAGGACGTGGCCGAGGCGCTCACCTTCCTCGCCACGCCGGGATCGCAGGGGCTCACGGGGCAGACCCTGCGCGTGTGCGGCGGCGCCCTCATCGGCGCGTGA